The Episyrphus balteatus chromosome 4, idEpiBalt1.1, whole genome shotgun sequence genome includes a window with the following:
- the LOC129919039 gene encoding uncharacterized protein LOC129919039: MKNIVSLLIALGSWQFIEAMTESEAIGALEGFGDKCEPKPNEDDYKNIVRNTEDVPQSTKCFRLCLMEQMDLIVDNCKLDGEKLTDLLTMAFDGKEEETAEIANHCNLKVGCTDKCDAAHAHSMCILNQMKIKKWPLPELEEDSKQ; the protein is encoded by the exons ATGAAGAATATAGTTTCCTTACTTATTGCTTTAGGTAGCTGGCAATTCATAGAG GCCATGACCGAGTCTGAAGCTATCGGTGCACTGGAGGGTTTTGGTGATAAATGTGAGCCCAAACCGAATGAGG atgattacaaaaatattgtAAGAAACACGGAGGATGTTCCACAGTCCACCAAATGCTTCCGTCTCTGTTTAATGGAGCAAATGGATTTG ATAGTAGATAATTGTAAACTAGATGGTGAAAAACTTACAGACCTTCTAACTATGGCTTTCGAtggaaaagaagaagaaactgCTGAGATAGCGAATCATTGTAATCTTAAAGTAGGATGCACGGATAA GTGTGACGCTGCCCATGCTCATTCAATGTGTATTTTGAATCAAATGAAGATAAAAAAATGGCCATTACCTGAGTTGGAGGAAGACAGTAAACAATAA
- the LOC129917962 gene encoding ESF1 homolog, producing the protein MVKPKENPSEQEEKNEIWSDPRFSHLVSDPRFKNLPKSERKVKIDKRFESMFNDKKFKVKYTVDKYGRKINKTSSEDLKKYYDIGSSDDGEEEAKEKQKEEKQIVKDDDEPEVDENDVLQSDGEEVPATLKERLLDPSVDYARGEGRLISDSSSDDESSEDDDEELFIEHVWGELDRDAETTEESSKRLAVCNMDWDRIRASDIMVVCSSFLPPGGSILSVSIYPSEFGKQRMAEEEKYGPPELVKKNNEEENSDSDEELVKEQDSDAEEGDDYHMEKLRQYQLNRLKYYYAVIVCDSVETADKIYQECDGIEYESSATKIDLRFIPDDTSFDDDEPRDVCTTLPEVGQYKPRNFTTTALQQATVDLTWDETSLERREVGDKLLSGKMNEVSDADLRKFVAYSSEEEDEGEDDEEKEDNNARDKNEKKTKEQADEVEEKSSNETKPPPAEGKKKKKEDPISKYKALLQEITEKEEKAKKNKFEMEYSWDVAAEEKSTEKPEEKAKPALTPIEKVLQKRSEKNKRRKEERKKKKKQANGSDDDDGAIDSDQSDDYPDGIDMNDPYFAEEFANGDFEAPKSKKKDKNKKKTKKTESDNEEEEQKAKELQLLMDDDEEDDKQHFSLEKIIKTENETKSKKKRKKQLKKSKGEINSAKKEVDDNFEVNVEDDRFKAIFSSHHFNIDPTDSHFKKTKGMEQIIHEKLKRRHGHGDNKKNPVVEDETESKRPKKLIENSMLVKSLKRKLQQQSNGRK; encoded by the coding sequence atGGTTAAACCTAAAGAAAACCCTTCCGAACAGgaagaaaaaaacgaaatcTGGTCGGATCCTAGATTTTCCCATCTAGTTAGTGATCCACGCTTCAAGAACCTTCCAAAATCCGAACGTAAAGTCAAGATCGACAAACGTTTCGAATCCATGTTCAATgataaaaagtttaaagttaagTATACAGTAGATAAATACggtagaaaaattaataaaacatcgTCAGAGGACTTGAAGAAATACTACGACATCGGTTCCTCAGACGACGGGGAAGAAGAAGCAAAGGAAAAGCAAAAAGAAGAGAAACAAATTGTAAAAGACGACGACGAACCAGAAGTTGACGAAAACGATGTCTTACAAAGTGATGGAGAGGAGGTACCAGCTACTTTAAAAGAGCGCTTGTTAGATCCAAGTGTCGACTATGCACGAGGAGAAGGTCGTCTCATATCCGACAGTTCCTCTGACGATGAATCCTCAGAGGACGACGATGAAGAACTCTTCATCGAGCATGTTTGGGGTGAGCTGGATAGAGATGCCGAAACCACCGAAGAATCGAGCAAACGACTAGCAGTTTGCAACATGGATTGGGACAGAATTCGAGCTTCTGACATAATGGTGGTATGTAGTTCATTCTTACCTCCAGGTGGAAGCATCCTCAGTGTGTCGATTTATCCGTCTGAGTTTGGCAAACAACGAATGGCTGAAGAGGAAAAGTATGGACCTCCCGAGCTGGTAAAGAAAAACAACGAGGAAGAAAACTCGGATTCTGATGAGGAACTGGTCAAAGAGCAAGACAGTGATGCAGAAGAAGGCGATGACTATCACATGGAGAAGTTGCGACAATACCAATTGAATCGACTTAAGTACTATTACGCTGTCATTGTTTGTGATAGTGTCGAAACTGCTGATAAGATCTATCAAGAGTGCGATGGCATCGAGTATGAAAGCTCAGCCACGAAGATTGACCTTCGCTTTATTCCTGATGATACCTCTTTCGATGATGATGAGCCCCGCGATGTTTGCACAACTCTTCCAGAAGTAGGCCAATATAAACCTCGGAACTTTACCACAACTGCCTTGCAACAAGCAACGGTAGACTTGACTTGGGACGAGACAAGTTTAGAAAGACGGGAAGTCGGAGATAAACTACTATCGGGTAAAATGAATGAGGTTAGCGATGCTGACTTGAGGAAATTTGTAGCTTACAGCAgtgaagaagaagatgaaggGGAAGATGACGAGGAAAAGGAAGACAACAATGCCAGAGATAAGAATGAAAAGAAGACAAAAGAGCAAGCTGATGAGGTGGAAGAAAAATCATCAAATGAAACTAAACCTCCACCAGCcgaaggaaaaaagaaaaagaaagaagacCCAATTTCGAAGTATAAAGCTCTTCTTCAAGAAATCACTGAAAAGGAAGAAAAagctaagaaaaataaattcgaaATGGAATACTCTTGGGATGTGGCAGCCGAAGAGAAGTCTACAGAAAAACCAGAAGAAAAAGCCAAACCGGCTTTAACGCCTATTGAAAAGGTCCTTCAAAAGCGCAGCGAAAAGAACAAGAGACGCAAGGAGGAgcgaaagaagaaaaagaagcaaGCCAACGGAAGCGATGACGATGATGGTGCAATTGATAGCGATCAATCGGATGACTATCCAGATGGTATTGATATGAATGATCCTTATTTTGCTGAAGAATTTGCGAATGGAGACTTTGAAGCACCTAAATCAAAgaagaaagataaaaataagaaaaaaaccaagaaaaccGAATCTGataatgaagaagaagaacaaaaagCAAAGGAATTACAACTGCTAatggatgatgatgaagaagatgACAAACAACACTTtagtttggaaaaaataatcaaaaccgAAAACGAAACtaaatcgaagaaaaaaaggaagaagcaACTGAAAAAATCGAAAGGAGAAATTAACTCGGCCAAGAAGGAAGTTGATGATAATTTTGAAGTCAATGTGGAAGATGATCGTTTCAAGGCTATATTCTCTTCGCATCACTTCAATATCGACCCTACAGATTCACACTTTAAGAAGACCAAGGGTATGGAACAAATTATTCATGAAAAACTGAAGAGAAGGCATGGACATGGAGACAACAAGAAGAACCCAGTTGTGGAGGATGAAACGGAGTCAAAGCGGCCAAAGAAGTTGATTGAAAACAGTATGCTGGTGAAGAGTTTGAAAAGAAAGTTGCAGCAGCAAAGTAAtggtagaaaataa
- the LOC129917963 gene encoding poly(A) RNA polymerase, mitochondrial isoform X1, with protein sequence MNNILRHGFQHVALKYFNNINSHAGSLVRQISLGSIHRQQQKEKIHTFDEFVNGKRCQASRSIVVQVSSEKSFPELYTYCADFGTIIDAQHYRMYHEEVHYILIEFSTEEEAMHAIDSSAYNEDLSGVPVRSPFLWFKASGKKNKTQQCKRPLVVVEGTRQFQNEELSDLLRVAENLDKQIEILHQSTKLNDLGVRLRFLAALQIESSISGMFPAANAQPFGSTVNGFGKTGCDLDLILRLDFDGRQENKDSRLVYHTKENLTNGRSQIQRQMESIGDMMHLFLPGVCHVRKILQARVPILKYHHEHLNLEVDLSMNNLSGFYMSELLYMFGEMDDRVRPLTFCIRKWAQSCGLTNPSPGRWISNFSLTCLVIFFLQQMKNPLLPSINLLMKSARPEDMRITEDGINCTFRRDWRELPFKTKNTSRTSELLLQFFEFYSQFDFANRGISLNEGKAVSKPDHAALYIINPLEQLLNVSKNVSLEECERIRIEVRNAAWVLESELENQTLPENDHLKTEWGVLNLFKTPEHAIIRPNMFFKQRMVEVRELFNDSEARTVPMPNMEFKNNSVKQHVQSVKLKGKGDIKQMRLNFDNESSKRRRR encoded by the exons ATGAACAACATTCTGCGGCATGGATTTCAACATGTTGccctaaaatatttcaataatatAAACTCCCATGCTGGAAGTCTAGTTAGGCAGATATCACTTGGAAGTATTCATCGCCAACAACAAAAAG AAAAAATTCATACTTTCGATGAATTTGTAAATGGAAAACGTTGCCAAGCTTCGCGCAGTATTGTTGTTCAGGTTAGTTCAGAAAAATCCTTCCCAGAACTCTATACGTACTGTGCTGACTTTGGTACAATTATCGATGCACAACACTATCGAATGTATCACGAAGAAGTCCATTATATCTTGATAGAGTTCTCCACCGAAGAAGAAGCAATGCATGCTATAGATTCATCGGCGTACAACGAGGATTTGTCAGGCGTTCCGGTGCGTTCGCCATTTCTATGGTTTAAAGCATCcggaaagaaaaacaaaactcaacaaTGTAAAAGACCACTTGTAGTTGTGGAAGGCACAAGACAATTTCAAAATGAAGAACTAAGTGATCTACTGCGGGTGGCAGAGAACTTAGACAAGCAAATCGAGATTTTGCATCAATCGACAAAATTAAACGATTTAGGTGTACGTTTGAGGTTTTTAGCAGCATTACAAATTGAATCGTCGATCTCTGGAATGTTTCCGGCTGCAAATGCCCAACCATTTGGATCCACAGTTAATGGGTTTGGAAAGACTGGCTGTGATCTGGATTTGATTTTAAGATTAGATTTCGATGGTAGGCAGGAAAACAAGGATTCCCGACTGGTGTATCATACGAAAGAGAATTTAACTAATGGACGATCGCAAATACAACGGCAAATGGAAAGTATTGGCGATATGATGCATCTGTTTCTACCTGGAGTGTGCCACGTGCGAAAGATTCTACAAGCTAGGGTGCCAATTTTGAAATATCATCATGAACATCTTAACCTGGAAGTGGATTTGTCCATGAATAATTT atcCGGTTTCTATATGTCCGAACTGCTATACATGTTTGGTGAAATGGATGATCGAGTTCGCCCGTTAACATTCTGCATTCGAAAATGGGCCCAATCATGTGGTTTAACTAATCCCTCACCGGGACGATGGATATCAAATTTTTCGCTAACCTGTCTGGTAATATTTTTCCTGCAACAAATGAAGAATCCTCTCCTGCCATCCATAAATCTGTTAATGAAATCTGCCAGACCAGAAGATATGCGAATAACAGAAGACGGTATTAACTGCACGTTCCGGCGAGACTGGAGAGAACTGCCGTTCAAGACTAAAAACACATCCCGAACTAGTGAATTACTATTGCAATTCTTTGAATTCTACTCCCAATTCGATTTTGCAAATCGAGGGATCTCTCTAAATGAAGGAAAAGCCGTATCCAAACCAGATCATGCGGCATTGTATATAATTAACCCACTAGAACAGTTACTAAATGTTAGTAAGAATGTGAGCCTTGAAGAGTGTGAGCGAATACGAATAGAGGTTCGTAATGCAGCTTGGGTGCTGGAGTCTGAATTAGAAAATCAAACACTGCCTGAGAATGATCATTTGAAAACAGAATGGGGAGtattgaatttgtttaaaactccGGAGCATGCCATAATCCGGCCGAATATGTTCTTCAAACAGCGAATGGTTGAGGTGAGAGAATTGTTTAATGATTCTGAGGCACGGACAGTACCTATGCCAAATAtggaattcaaaaataattctgtCAAACAACACGTACAAAGTGTGAAGCTCAAGGGCAAAGGTGATATAAAACAAATGCGATTGAATTTCGATAATGAGAGttcaaaaagaagaagaagatga
- the LOC129917964 gene encoding tetraspanin-2A, whose amino-acid sequence MGHGRQENQLEKQIGCVKYTLFCFNVVAWLIATSLFALTIWIRAEPGFSEWLSILEAESFYIGIYVLIALSVIMMAVAFLGCLSALMENILALTVFIGTQIFGFLLTILGSAFLLTYSTMHSSLQPLLRVSLKRFVMTSEYSYSSYVLTMIQENIGCCGADGPWDYLDLRQPLPSSCRDTVTGNAFFSGCVDSLTWFLGGKSSWIVGLAMALGMLNVVCGVMSLILIQAVKKEEDEARAYRR is encoded by the coding sequence ATGGGACACGGTAGACAGGAGAATCAATTGGAGAAACAAATAGGATGTGTGAAGTACACTCTTTTCTGTTTCAATGTTGTCGCATGGCTAATAGCGACGTCATTGTTCGCGCTTACAATCTGGATAAGGGCAGAACCTGGATTTAGTGAATGGCTCAGTATTTTGGAAGCAGAAAGTTTTTACATCGGAATCTACGTGTTGATTGCACTTAGTGTGATTATGATGGCAGTTGCTTTCTTAGGATGTCTTAGTGCCCTCATGGAAAACATCCTTGCGTTGACAGTTTTCATTGGAACACAAATCTTTGGATTCTTGCTGACAATATTAGGATCAGCTTTCTTGCTAACTTACAGTACAATGCATTCTAGTTTGCAGCCATTGCTCCGCGTTAGCCTTAAGCGATTCGTCATGACCTCGGAATACTCATATTCGTCGTACGTGCTAACAATGATTCAAGAGAACATTGGCTGTTGTGGAGCCGACGGACCATGGGATTACTTAGACCTAAGGCAACCTCTGCCATCATCTTGCAGGGATACAGTAACAGGAAATGCATTCTTCTCTGGTTGTGTGGATTCCCTTACATGGTTCCTTGGTGGCAAGTCTTCTTGGATTGTTGGCCTGGCTATGGCTTTGGGAATGCTTAATGTGGTGTGTGGAGTCATGAGTTTGATACTCATTCAAGCAGTAAAGAAAGAAGAGGACGAAGCCAGAGCATATCGTCGCTAA
- the LOC129917963 gene encoding poly(A) RNA polymerase, mitochondrial isoform X2 — MSELLYMFGEMDDRVRPLTFCIRKWAQSCGLTNPSPGRWISNFSLTCLVIFFLQQMKNPLLPSINLLMKSARPEDMRITEDGINCTFRRDWRELPFKTKNTSRTSELLLQFFEFYSQFDFANRGISLNEGKAVSKPDHAALYIINPLEQLLNVSKNVSLEECERIRIEVRNAAWVLESELENQTLPENDHLKTEWGVLNLFKTPEHAIIRPNMFFKQRMVEVRELFNDSEARTVPMPNMEFKNNSVKQHVQSVKLKGKGDIKQMRLNFDNESSKRRRR; from the coding sequence ATGTCCGAACTGCTATACATGTTTGGTGAAATGGATGATCGAGTTCGCCCGTTAACATTCTGCATTCGAAAATGGGCCCAATCATGTGGTTTAACTAATCCCTCACCGGGACGATGGATATCAAATTTTTCGCTAACCTGTCTGGTAATATTTTTCCTGCAACAAATGAAGAATCCTCTCCTGCCATCCATAAATCTGTTAATGAAATCTGCCAGACCAGAAGATATGCGAATAACAGAAGACGGTATTAACTGCACGTTCCGGCGAGACTGGAGAGAACTGCCGTTCAAGACTAAAAACACATCCCGAACTAGTGAATTACTATTGCAATTCTTTGAATTCTACTCCCAATTCGATTTTGCAAATCGAGGGATCTCTCTAAATGAAGGAAAAGCCGTATCCAAACCAGATCATGCGGCATTGTATATAATTAACCCACTAGAACAGTTACTAAATGTTAGTAAGAATGTGAGCCTTGAAGAGTGTGAGCGAATACGAATAGAGGTTCGTAATGCAGCTTGGGTGCTGGAGTCTGAATTAGAAAATCAAACACTGCCTGAGAATGATCATTTGAAAACAGAATGGGGAGtattgaatttgtttaaaactccGGAGCATGCCATAATCCGGCCGAATATGTTCTTCAAACAGCGAATGGTTGAGGTGAGAGAATTGTTTAATGATTCTGAGGCACGGACAGTACCTATGCCAAATAtggaattcaaaaataattctgtCAAACAACACGTACAAAGTGTGAAGCTCAAGGGCAAAGGTGATATAAAACAAATGCGATTGAATTTCGATAATGAGAGttcaaaaagaagaagaagatga
- the LOC129918573 gene encoding N-alpha-acetyltransferase 30A: MNSVQENCSTKPSKKKTKNKRKRCVENGTGNGHASESQQTDTLTDKLKQNLHITSAGKGSSIKEQHNGTDSPHHQQQSESESLTNGGPSSENGHDEPRLNGDCNISKNSRNPKESNSCHSNGQNEPHNDVVKQQEVEEGAQANATGLSNGNIHPNSRRTPSPQPQAVQDDGESKENNDQQQQLSPVIAQPAINLENIQIEYKEYESELQMHDIMRLIQAELSEPYSIYTYRYFIYNWPKLCFLAAHGNEYVGAIVCKLDMHMNVKRGYIAMLAVRREYRKLKIGTTLVQKAIEAMLADNADEVVLETEMRNIPALRLYENLGFVRDKRLFRYYLNGVDALRLKLWFR; this comes from the exons atgaattCGGTTCAAGAAAATTGCTCAACAAAGCCATCAAAGAAAAAGACGAAAAACAAACGGAAGCGATGCGTCGAGAATGGAACTGGCAACGGCCATGCATCTGAATCCCAGCAGACAGACACACTTACCGATAAACTAAAGCAAAATCTTCATATCACCTCTGCTGGAAAAGGGAGCAGCATTAAAGAGCAACACAATGGCACTGATAGCCCCCACCACCAGCAGCAGAGTGAATCAGAATCCTTAACCAATGGAGGACCATCCTCCGAAAATGGCCATGATGAGCCCAGATTGAATGGTGATTGCAATATTAGTAAAAATAGTAGAAATCCTAAGGAAAGCAATAGCTGTCACAGTAATGGACAGAATGAACCTCACAATGATGTGGTAAAGCAACAAGAGGTGGAGGAAGGGGCACAGGCCAATGCCACTGGTTTGAGCAATGGCAACATTCATCCTAATAGTAGAAGAACTCCATCACCACAGCCACAAGCTGTTCAGGATGATGGTGAATCCAAGGAGAACAAtgaccaacaacaacaactatcaCCAGTCATCGCACAACCTGCCATCAACTTAGAAAATATCCAAATCGAATATAAAGAATACGAGTCCGAGCTACAGATGCAT GACATAATGCGTCTTATACAGGCTGAACTCTCGGAGCCTTACTCGATTTACACTTATCGGTACTTCATTTACAATTGGCCGAAGCTGTGCTTCTTGGCCGCTCATGGCAACGAGTACGTTGGAGCTATTGTTTGCAAATTGGACATGCACATGAATGTAAAGAGGGGCTACATTGCAATGCTGGCGGTTCGACGGGAatatagaaaattgaaaatcggtACAACACTCGTACAAAAAGCCATAGag GCAATGCTGGCAGACAACGCCGACGAGGTTGTTCTCGAAACCGAGATGCGCAACATACCCGCACTGCGTCTCTACGAAAATCTAGGTTTTGTCCGTGACAAAAGACTATTTCGATACTATTTGAACGGTGTAGACGCCCTTCGACTTAAACTCTGGTTCAGATGA